Proteins found in one Bremerella volcania genomic segment:
- a CDS encoding DUF1552 domain-containing protein — protein MSSTMLSRRMILRGLGTAVAMPWLESVCPEARAANVDSSNVKPPVRMGFFYVPNGMHMPDWKPKYEGELKELTPTLSHLAKHRSEIMPISGFELHNGWALGDGGGDHARSVASFLTGAHPFKTGGADIRNGVSVDQFAAARISHLTKFPSLELGLEPSAQSGSCDTGYSCVYSSNLSWRSDTNYVAKEVNPQALFDRLFGNGESQEQAESQAIRNRRKKSVLDFVLNDAKRLQYRLGEVDRRKMDEYLHAVRDVERRVSHSIKLEGKEVEMPDYARPSGVPAEFEEHCRLMLDMIVLAFQTDSTRIATFMMTNASSNRPYPQVGVSEGHHDLSHHQNDDAKQKKISKVNAFHAKQFDYLLTKMREVKEGDGTLLDNSMLLYGSGISDGNRHNHDDLPILLAGRGGGALKPGRHVRVADKTPLCNLYVTMLETMGISADKFSDSNGRVTNLG, from the coding sequence ATGTCTAGCACAATGCTCAGTCGGCGAATGATTTTGCGTGGCCTTGGTACCGCGGTGGCGATGCCTTGGCTGGAAAGCGTTTGCCCGGAAGCCCGCGCCGCCAACGTCGATTCCTCCAACGTCAAACCGCCGGTGCGGATGGGGTTCTTCTACGTTCCTAACGGCATGCATATGCCGGACTGGAAGCCAAAGTACGAAGGAGAACTCAAAGAACTAACTCCCACGCTCTCGCACTTGGCGAAACACCGCAGCGAGATCATGCCGATCTCCGGTTTTGAACTGCACAACGGTTGGGCCCTGGGGGATGGCGGCGGAGACCACGCACGCAGTGTGGCTTCCTTTTTGACCGGTGCCCATCCCTTCAAGACAGGCGGCGCCGATATCCGTAATGGAGTCTCGGTCGATCAGTTCGCCGCGGCTCGAATTTCCCATCTGACCAAGTTCCCGTCGCTCGAATTGGGGCTGGAACCAAGTGCCCAGTCAGGCAGCTGTGATACCGGGTACAGCTGCGTCTATTCGTCGAATCTCAGCTGGCGTAGCGATACCAATTATGTCGCCAAAGAAGTTAATCCGCAGGCCCTGTTCGATCGGCTGTTTGGCAATGGCGAGTCGCAGGAGCAAGCCGAAAGTCAGGCGATCCGCAACCGCCGCAAAAAAAGTGTCCTCGATTTCGTCCTGAACGATGCCAAGCGTCTTCAGTACCGTCTGGGGGAAGTCGATCGCCGCAAAATGGATGAATACTTGCATGCGGTGCGGGACGTCGAACGCCGCGTTTCCCACAGCATCAAGCTGGAAGGGAAGGAAGTCGAGATGCCGGACTACGCTCGTCCAAGTGGCGTACCGGCTGAATTTGAAGAGCATTGCCGTTTGATGCTCGATATGATCGTGCTCGCGTTTCAGACAGACTCGACGCGGATTGCGACCTTCATGATGACCAATGCGAGCAGCAATCGTCCTTACCCTCAAGTCGGCGTGAGTGAAGGGCACCACGATCTTTCACATCACCAGAACGACGACGCCAAGCAGAAGAAGATCTCGAAGGTCAACGCCTTTCATGCCAAGCAGTTCGATTATCTGCTGACCAAGATGCGGGAGGTCAAGGAAGGGGACGGCACGCTGCTGGATAACTCGATGTTGCTATATGGCAGCGGCATCTCGGACGGAAACCGCCACAATCATGACGATCTACCGATCTTGCTGGCCGGCCGGGGTGGCGGCGCACTGAAGCCGGGGCGGCACGTCCGCGTGGCGGATAAGACTCCACTGTGCAACTTGTACGTTACGATGCTCGAAACCATGGGCATCAGCGCCGACAAGTTCAGCGACTCCAATGGCCGGGTAACCAACCTCGGATAG
- a CDS encoding DUF1553 domain-containing protein produces MRAEKPATDFARDVQPILAQHCYACHGPDAATRKADLRLDQRDSALEKVSPGHSGASELYRRLVSSDPDVRMPPPGEQHQPSLEEIATLKRWIEAGAPWQELWSLQPITRPSIPSVERQDWPTNDIDYFTLAEMEANRVWPAGFASRYAWLRRVTFDLTGLPPSPAEIDAFVSDTSSQAERKVIDRLLASPAYGENFARRWLDLARYADTHGYNVDSHRDMWRYREWVIESLNANMRFDQFTIEQLAGDLLPNPTVDQLTATGFHRNLPVNDENGAFAEEYRHAYVVDRVNTTGSVWLGMTLGCAQCHDHKYDPISQRDFYQLAAFFDNIDEKGLDGQYGNAGPVIKSPTREQQEKLADLETKLGQLRQPYADYLTTDDPLMIGWETKAREEGRAEVVSQEKLLAKLDFDTTSPFPSGIRLVGDGSYVTGKQGQALVAGGNMRLNLLRDPQGPLSVAAWLYPTVTRPQVLYALRCDNGDMLQLVQAKDKFTLTSVKADDTVITREAACDPWETNVWQHVAFAIDPSAPGDARVWMNGKRLSWQLPTTTSLDEDEVDDSQGEWLFAIRGLLDDVRIDARIWSNREATILAEDDPISALLAKAPRERTETQSIRLKTFYLRETNENFVRLEQQMEDLRRKIELLWREFPETMVMREREEPRVTHVRIQGQWDQLGDVVKPGVPRQLYDGNARGRGDRLQLAKWLVSAGNPLTARVVVNRTWQHYFGTGLVKTIDDFGTRGELPTHPELLDYLASELIDSGWDMKHLHRLIVSSSTYRQSSSVSKARYEADPENRFLARGPRLRLTGEELRDQALAASGLLVRQIGGVSVKPYQPPGLWEELSKGSEFTAQRFVQDHGDRLYRRSLYTYWKRSSPPPNMIAFDAPNREICVAQRSRTNTPMQALVLLNDVTFVEAAKVLAADVLKNQGNRIDAAMGEAFLRVLSRPIRPDELAMLEALYRQELQRFTDDPQAMNQWLGEGEMVVAASPELAAMAVICHTIFNLDEAVMTP; encoded by the coding sequence GTGCGCGCGGAGAAGCCGGCGACCGACTTCGCTCGGGACGTGCAGCCGATCCTGGCTCAGCACTGCTACGCTTGTCACGGCCCTGACGCGGCCACGCGGAAGGCCGATTTGCGGCTCGATCAGCGCGATAGTGCGTTGGAGAAGGTCTCGCCTGGGCATTCCGGTGCTAGTGAACTCTATCGACGTTTAGTTTCCAGCGATCCCGATGTTCGCATGCCGCCTCCTGGCGAGCAGCACCAGCCGAGCCTGGAAGAGATTGCCACGCTCAAACGCTGGATCGAAGCAGGCGCCCCGTGGCAAGAGCTATGGAGCCTGCAGCCGATCACGCGTCCGAGCATACCTTCGGTCGAACGTCAGGATTGGCCGACGAATGATATCGACTATTTCACGCTGGCCGAGATGGAAGCCAACCGCGTGTGGCCAGCAGGCTTTGCTTCCCGTTATGCCTGGCTGCGCCGGGTTACCTTCGACCTGACCGGCTTGCCACCTTCGCCCGCTGAGATTGATGCTTTCGTTTCTGACACGTCATCCCAGGCCGAGCGGAAAGTCATCGATCGTTTGCTCGCGTCGCCTGCCTATGGCGAGAACTTCGCTCGCCGTTGGCTCGACTTGGCTCGATACGCGGACACGCATGGGTATAACGTCGACAGTCATCGCGACATGTGGCGTTATCGCGAATGGGTGATTGAGTCGCTCAACGCAAACATGCGGTTCGATCAATTCACGATCGAGCAACTCGCCGGCGATCTGCTTCCCAACCCGACGGTCGATCAACTTACGGCGACCGGGTTTCATCGGAACCTGCCGGTGAATGACGAGAATGGGGCGTTCGCCGAAGAGTATCGTCATGCGTACGTCGTCGATCGCGTGAACACGACCGGCAGTGTCTGGCTGGGGATGACGCTCGGTTGTGCCCAGTGCCACGATCATAAGTACGATCCAATCTCGCAGCGTGACTTCTATCAGTTGGCTGCCTTCTTTGACAACATCGACGAGAAAGGGCTCGACGGGCAATACGGTAACGCTGGGCCCGTCATTAAAAGCCCCACGCGAGAACAGCAAGAGAAACTGGCCGATCTCGAAACAAAGCTAGGCCAGCTTCGCCAGCCGTATGCCGATTATCTGACGACGGACGATCCGCTGATGATCGGTTGGGAAACGAAAGCCAGAGAGGAGGGTCGAGCCGAAGTCGTTTCGCAGGAGAAGCTGCTCGCTAAGCTTGACTTCGATACGACATCTCCTTTTCCAAGTGGCATTCGCCTGGTTGGTGACGGCTCCTACGTGACCGGCAAGCAAGGCCAAGCCCTGGTTGCTGGCGGAAATATGCGGCTAAATCTACTTCGTGATCCCCAAGGGCCTCTTTCCGTTGCCGCATGGCTTTATCCGACCGTCACGCGTCCGCAAGTTCTTTATGCTTTGCGCTGCGATAATGGCGACATGCTGCAGTTGGTCCAAGCAAAAGACAAGTTCACGCTTACTTCGGTCAAGGCAGATGACACGGTCATCACGCGGGAGGCGGCTTGCGACCCATGGGAAACCAACGTTTGGCAGCATGTGGCGTTTGCGATCGATCCAAGTGCCCCTGGAGACGCCCGTGTTTGGATGAATGGCAAGCGTCTTTCGTGGCAGTTGCCAACAACTACCTCATTGGATGAAGACGAGGTTGACGATTCCCAAGGGGAGTGGCTCTTCGCTATTCGTGGGCTGTTGGACGACGTGCGGATCGATGCACGTATCTGGTCCAATCGCGAGGCAACGATTCTGGCGGAAGACGACCCGATCTCGGCACTGCTCGCCAAAGCACCCCGCGAGCGTACGGAAACGCAATCAATTCGTCTCAAGACGTTCTATCTGCGTGAGACGAACGAAAACTTCGTTCGTCTGGAACAGCAGATGGAAGATTTGCGGCGGAAGATCGAACTTCTGTGGCGAGAGTTTCCGGAGACGATGGTGATGCGCGAGCGAGAAGAACCACGCGTCACGCATGTTCGTATTCAAGGTCAATGGGATCAGCTTGGTGATGTCGTGAAGCCCGGCGTACCACGGCAGTTGTACGATGGCAATGCCCGCGGACGTGGCGATCGTCTGCAGTTGGCCAAATGGCTGGTCTCGGCTGGCAATCCGCTGACAGCCCGAGTTGTCGTGAATCGCACCTGGCAACACTACTTCGGCACTGGGCTGGTGAAGACGATCGATGACTTTGGGACGCGCGGAGAACTACCAACCCATCCGGAATTGCTCGACTATCTTGCCAGCGAGTTGATCGATAGTGGATGGGACATGAAGCATCTGCACCGCCTGATTGTCAGCAGCAGCACGTATCGGCAATCCAGTTCAGTCAGTAAGGCACGTTATGAAGCCGATCCCGAGAATCGCTTTCTTGCCCGAGGCCCACGGTTGCGTCTGACAGGCGAAGAGCTCCGAGATCAAGCACTTGCGGCCAGTGGGCTGTTGGTGCGGCAAATCGGCGGTGTGAGCGTCAAGCCGTATCAGCCGCCGGGCCTATGGGAAGAGCTTTCTAAGGGAAGCGAGTTCACCGCCCAGCGATTCGTGCAGGATCATGGCGACCGGCTTTATCGTCGAAGTCTGTACACGTACTGGAAGCGATCGAGCCCGCCGCCCAACATGATCGCCTTCGATGCACCAAACCGCGAGATCTGCGTCGCGCAGCGAAGCCGGACCAATACGCCGATGCAAGCGCTGGTGCTTTTGAACGACGTGACTTTCGTCGAGGCCGCCAAGGTGTTGGCTGCCGATGTGCTCAAGAATCAGGGTAATCGAATCGACGCGGCCATGGGCGAGGCCTTCCTAAGGGTTCTTTCCAGGCCGATTCGCCCGGACGAACTGGCGATGCTTGAGGCCTTGTATCGACAAGAGCTGCAGAGGTTTACCGACGATCCCCAAGCGATGAACCAGTGGCTGGGCGAAGGAGAAATGGTAGTCGCTGCGAGTCCCGAACTGGCAGCGATGGCAGTGATTTGCCATACGATATTCAATCTCGATGAAGCGGTGATGACTCCCTAA
- a CDS encoding DUF1501 domain-containing protein: MRDDFQQLADRQTRRSFLGSTSVSLGALAMHALATKDVQGADLSLPHFPPKVKRVIYLCQSGAPSQHDLFDYKPQLERLAGEELPESIRMGQRLTTMTSEQDSLPLTPSKFAFSQHGEGRMWFSDLVPHQAKIADRICRIRSMHTDAINHDPGTTLLVSGHTLPGRPSMGSWLSYGLGSENEELPSFVVLVSQGSATLNNQPIFDRLWSSGFLPSRYQGVRFRSNGDPVLYLNNPAGISMADRRRVIKTLAALNQRQAAEVGDPEIESRTAQYEMAYRMQMSIPTLTDFSNEPESVFAAYGDDARKPGTYAANCLLARRMAERGVRFIQLFHRGWDQHRSINAELPRQCRDTDQASAALVEDLARLGLLEDTLVVWGGEFGRTAYAQGSIAANDYGRDHHSRCFTMWLAGAGVKPGFELGTTDELGYNITEDPVHVHDLNATLLYLLGIDHTKFTYRFQSRDYRLTDVHGSVVKKILV, encoded by the coding sequence ATGCGTGACGATTTCCAACAACTCGCGGACCGTCAAACACGGCGATCATTCCTGGGATCGACCAGCGTATCGCTGGGTGCGCTGGCGATGCACGCGCTCGCGACGAAAGATGTTCAAGGAGCAGACCTTTCATTGCCCCATTTTCCACCCAAGGTGAAGCGGGTCATTTACCTGTGCCAGTCCGGTGCCCCCTCTCAGCATGACTTGTTTGACTACAAGCCGCAGTTAGAACGACTGGCCGGCGAAGAGTTGCCAGAGTCGATTCGAATGGGGCAACGGCTTACGACGATGACGTCCGAACAAGACTCGTTGCCGCTGACCCCCAGCAAGTTCGCGTTCTCCCAGCATGGCGAGGGCCGCATGTGGTTTAGCGACCTCGTTCCGCACCAGGCCAAGATCGCGGATCGCATCTGTCGTATTCGCTCCATGCATACTGACGCGATCAATCACGATCCCGGTACGACGCTGCTGGTCAGTGGGCATACCCTGCCAGGCAGACCGAGCATGGGGAGTTGGCTCAGCTACGGGCTGGGGAGCGAGAACGAGGAACTGCCGTCCTTCGTAGTGCTGGTTTCCCAAGGAAGCGCCACGTTGAACAATCAGCCGATCTTCGATCGTTTATGGTCGAGCGGTTTTTTGCCGTCTCGTTACCAAGGGGTTCGCTTTCGTAGCAATGGGGATCCTGTTCTGTATTTGAACAACCCGGCTGGTATCTCGATGGCTGATCGGCGTCGCGTTATCAAGACCCTGGCTGCATTGAACCAGCGCCAGGCTGCCGAGGTGGGAGATCCGGAAATCGAAAGTCGCACTGCTCAGTACGAGATGGCCTATCGGATGCAAATGTCGATTCCGACTCTAACCGATTTTTCGAATGAGCCCGAATCGGTTTTTGCGGCCTACGGAGACGATGCCAGGAAGCCAGGTACTTACGCTGCCAACTGCCTTTTGGCACGCCGCATGGCCGAGCGAGGCGTTCGATTCATTCAGCTGTTTCATCGCGGCTGGGATCAGCATCGCAGCATCAATGCCGAGCTTCCCCGGCAATGTCGCGATACCGATCAGGCATCGGCCGCGCTGGTTGAAGACCTGGCTCGGCTTGGTCTTTTGGAAGATACGCTGGTCGTCTGGGGAGGGGAGTTTGGTCGAACCGCTTACGCCCAGGGATCGATCGCTGCCAACGACTATGGCCGCGATCATCACAGTCGATGCTTTACCATGTGGCTAGCCGGGGCAGGGGTGAAGCCAGGCTTCGAACTGGGAACAACGGATGAGCTAGGCTACAACATCACCGAAGATCCCGTGCATGTGCACGACTTGAACGCGACGCTGTTGTACCTGTTGGGTATCGACCACACGAAGTTTACGTACCGTTTTCAGAGCCGCGACTACCGACTGACCGACGTGCATGGAAGCGTGGTCAAAAAAATTCTCGTCTGA
- a CDS encoding pentapeptide repeat-containing protein: MIQIKHRITGEVLYEIDADALAGAKLVGKNLAGADLSSLVLRSCVFDSDNLDEVSFENSDLEGASFMGASVKHACFDGANMVGVTMTDAILNESSLKEVNLTKANLRYAKFHNCNLSGARLVEADISMCDLRCDMPGANLTRADLRGANLTGADLTGAKVDEADFTDATMTEAHLEGCYLERAINACTKHKPFKPKPQSVKKPWWMVWAT, translated from the coding sequence GAGAAGTCCTGTACGAGATCGACGCAGACGCACTAGCCGGTGCCAAGCTCGTCGGCAAAAACCTCGCAGGTGCTGACCTTTCCTCGTTGGTACTTCGCAGTTGTGTATTTGATAGCGATAACCTGGACGAAGTCTCTTTCGAGAACTCGGACCTAGAAGGTGCCAGTTTCATGGGTGCCAGTGTGAAGCATGCTTGCTTCGATGGTGCCAATATGGTCGGCGTGACCATGACCGACGCGATACTCAACGAGTCGTCGCTTAAAGAAGTAAACCTTACCAAGGCAAACCTACGTTACGCGAAGTTTCACAACTGCAACCTTTCTGGTGCCCGCCTGGTCGAAGCCGATATCAGCATGTGCGATCTGCGCTGTGATATGCCTGGCGCGAACCTTACCCGGGCAGATCTTCGCGGTGCGAATCTCACCGGTGCCGACTTGACCGGGGCAAAGGTCGACGAAGCCGACTTCACCGACGCCACAATGACCGAAGCCCACCTCGAAGGCTGCTACCTCGAACGAGCAATCAATGCGTGCACCAAGCACAAGCCGTTCAAACCCAAACCCCAGTCGGTGAAAAAGCCGTGGTGGATGGTGTGGGCGACCTAG